From the genome of Planctomycetota bacterium:
GATACAAGTCGGCCGTAGGGACGGCGATGGCGATGCGGGTTCGACCGTCGACGGTCACGAACTCCGTCCGCCGGATGCCGGTGTTGCGGACCAACTGCATGGGCTCCTGGTCCACGTAGACCAGACCGGACTGATCATCGATCGGGATGAACTGACTGGCCACGGGGACAAACGCCGGAGGTTGGGCCGCGAGTGCCGGTTGAGGCGACGGTGTCGACCGGGAACCGAGCAGCCCCAGCGTCGCCGTCACGGCCAAGGACGCCGCAACCGCCACACGCCAACCCGACGGCCCGCTACGCCGCGCGGGTAGCTGCACGGCAACGGGCCGGTGACCGTCGAGCGTGGCGTGGAAATGCGCGGCCAGCCGTGTGTCCAGTTCGTCAATCATCGCCCAACATCTCCTTCAACTGCTTCCGCCCCCGGCTCAGCCGCATGTCAACCGCCGCCGGTGAACAGTCCAGCACCACGGCGATGTCGGCGCTACTCGCGCCTTCGTAGTACCGCATCGTCACCGCGAGCCGGGTCGGCTCGTCGAGCCGCGCCAGTGCCTCGGCGACCTCCGTGTCGGGCGATGTCTCCACCGGCGGCTCGCTCACCAGCCGCATCGTCGGTCGGCGTCGGCGGTGCACGTCATGGGCTGCGTTACGGACCGTCCGCAAAAGCCAGCCCCGAAACGCAGCGGGCGCTTCCAAGTTCGGCAGCGCCCGCCATGCTTTGAGCAGTGCGTCCTGCACCGCGTCGGCCGCGAGGTCGGCATCGCCGAGGACCGCGTACGCCACGGACAATGCCGCGCGTTCGTTGCGGTCGGCGAGTTGACCGAATGCGACCGTGTCGCCGTCGGCCGCCTTGCGGACCAGGACCGGGTCGGCCGCTGCGTCATGGATGGTGTGGCTCTGCCGCAACATACGTTCCGATTCTCGGGTAAGACGCACGCCGCGGGGAAGACCTAACACGCAAAAACAATCATCCCGCGATCACCTGCGTCTCGATCACCTTGCAGGTCGTGTAGGCGAAAACCGCGGAGATGATGATCCCGCCGAAGCCCCACCCCAGCACCAACGCCAACAACGGCACCGCCATCCCCACGCCCACAGCCGCCGCGAATGACCCGCTGAACCCGTAGGTCAGCCCGATCAGCGAACCGGCCACGGCATAGAACAACGCCCCAAACCCAATCAGGATCACGAACATCAACGCGACCTCGCCGCCGCTCGGCTCCGCACCGGCCAACAGCGAGTAGCTCGTCATCGACGCACACGTCCCGGCAACCAAGCCCATCAGCACACCCCAGATCACCCCGCAAACTGCCCCGGTGATCGCGCAGTACACCGGCAACGGCAACCGGTCATCGGGGGCGTTGTTTGCCTCGCGGCGGCTGCGGACCCGCTCGGCCTGCACCGCCGCCGCCCCGCCCATTGCCCCGGTCGGCGTGGCCTGCAAGTGTGCCGTGTTCACCCGCTCGCCACATCCGGGGCACTTCAAGCGCTTGCCCAGATGTTCGTCCTTGAACTTGAGCTTCGTGTCGCAGGCCGGGCAGCGGATGGATTGCATCGGCTCATCCTCGCGATCCGCGACGGACGCGCCCACTACATTCGGCCGCGACATTCATAACCGTCACTCGGCGAGCTGGTCGATCACCGGCAGCACGATCATCGCGAAGATCACAATGTCGACGATGCCGAAGAACCCGCCGGTGATGATCGCGAACGGCGCGATGATCAACAGCGAGACAGCCCCGACGAACGTGTTGCCGGTGAAGCCGATCAGGAAACCCGAGAGTATGCCGCCGAACCCGAACACCGCCCCGCGCAATAGCACGTAGTACAGGATGCCACCGGCAACGCTTTGCTTACCGATGCCTTCGTCTTCGAGCGCCTGAATCTCGGCCTCGGTCAGACCTTCGGTGTATTCGTCGAAGCTGGCGTTATACGCCTCGGCGCCGGCGGAGAACATCAGTCCGTCAAGGAAGCCCCACGTCGCCCCGACGATAAACCCGGCGATCAGGCCGACGAGCATCGTCTTGACGAAGATCGGCATCTTCTTGTCTTCGAACTTCAGTTCCGCTTTGCGTGTAAGCGGCCGGCCCGACGCGCTCACCCCCGCAGCGCCCGCGGTTCCCGGCATGCTCATCGCGCTGCCGGGCACCGGCCCTTGGGCGAGGACTTTCTCGCCGCACGCCGGGCACTTGAGCCGCTTGCCCACGTGTTCGGGTTTGAACTTGAGTTTTTGCCCGCACCCCGGGCAGTTGGTCGACAACATGACTGGCCCCTTCGCCAAACGCGGAATCGCCCACGCATGG
Proteins encoded in this window:
- a CDS encoding sigma-70 family RNA polymerase sigma factor gives rise to the protein MLRQSHTIHDAAADPVLVRKAADGDTVAFGQLADRNERAALSVAYAVLGDADLAADAVQDALLKAWRALPNLEAPAAFRGWLLRTVRNAAHDVHRRRRPTMRLVSEPPVETSPDTEVAEALARLDEPTRLAVTMRYYEGASSADIAVVLDCSPAAVDMRLSRGRKQLKEMLGDD